In Ascaphus truei isolate aAscTru1 chromosome 7, aAscTru1.hap1, whole genome shotgun sequence, one genomic interval encodes:
- the RBM44 gene encoding RNA-binding protein 44 isoform X9: protein MQNNPSLYIANNWVTSTDGSPYSKMEKSAAKVCDFNKSRQGTFSCVWSCDNCGFSNSFEVSTCSQCQETMKQLEGRTHMQDELDLKTLDSTSMSCSFESCCDLSVCDRSGGHGNNTEQKQSPEEMEICQGGTLQSNSEAGEPCSDIQKVLEETHSSSTSELKEWQLNNDQSIDTQFRMFSRSHGGFSSTFQDGEVPFHGSTKLIVPGEEQPYEAKRSLCEPGSDFADSLGKPDLEVLQPVESMDAAIDVGTQHVNGDTDQWEESVFNAAPNSDHKLNVETAMDPKPAEEFLAFVECPSLIRQDIMGEELIHDGFNLVIGGEPSGKEMLPYNRRQKSVFLDDGEIVHISSEDLEDSGITAENELLESEEFYFGFEDPSGQEADPSTLQWQKHLSDPTECPENQDCSASDIFDDTFLSIRSGSCNSLHSNASSDFSLDYYTYIEEHNFEEALEDLTKQTSCDQANQPESLPCIASGKCHQNVTMFPSTEVRKTLMSRGCTAEVALQDKLLSEWRAEHHRNVSCNTDLSWVSDSKHEKASQTTRMNTQNSSTNTDISMPGCYPLSRDSHNAVNLSGGDSNDAETHKGPSDTESGKSRASASEHATLAVLAALLESSSAGHGEAGLHQQVQRTSNTYVFGTGSSRGHRDSGGKKAAVSFDLLSVLAEVEEKYERMKEQIQGGQPLDSLPPLFVPLTKTDIPANSLSSKCLSEVFQQSREQEASKSSKYCLPAVSQGTKDLESVSVEDCVTTSLPMEFQDHQEEEFSKVAEVSDDWFDAKENLTVACPRGMPQGQMDKTRDCQPPGMSQRLVSAEANQSDSLADERRGGFYIHVGNLPYSITEVELNSHFQKYQVSEVFLQALSVKSSYAVLTVKSTAQAQAAVMEMNGKEIGGRAIKVRSIKVAEQSVSFTFQAFHQPHGTPLHFKAKLASSEPKGAPGANPILNRSSEPSTNPWMPLENVSNAPTFPKSLAVPNAAALRAPGLEKVAAASLNSSTIESSMPPHGTMQNSSSIPVCWMPGSSSLTPAMSMVEPWPSPWMAYSGNQNRFVLNSTSPSSWLPTDPSGQFRTSALAPLFAPSISQALTKPVSNCQKKAQPAHVTSTAKTSVLKEWSRHIPAKQIVPPCSVTSSNSSITTSTITGPMQTNAKSVQDSLGSTGKIPASNYRTATRKLTALPAKITASNSVPSPATVITPAKTTTAALEKVTSAVAITVPASVPITVPAPAKATSAVLAKVTAPASAKVSSSISSRVALASQEPTQLMSGTPLREPVSVPKTVIIPMQMTTETSRNVTTEVPTSSTAALSLSARASVVPLTKRSISAPSLCSVVSGSASNPADCIRKGGSFPSAGEDWNVLGPLTKLPAYIPPNTLNLGSFAKLLRRLIELHPEASRDQIIRALQDVRNSRGGSLNGVPIEVIAKKASGILTRLSIPHGAGV from the exons ACGGATCTCCCTACAGTAAGATGGAAAAGAGTGCTGCAAAAGTGTGTGACTTCAATAA GTCAAGGCAAGGAACGTTCTCCTGCGTTTGGTCCTGTGACAACTGCGGCTTCAGTAACAGTTTTGAGGTGTCCACGTGCAGTCAGTGCCAGGAGACCATGAAGCAGCTAGAGGGAAGAACCCATATGCAAG ATGAGCTGGATTTAAAGACTTTGGACTCCACCAGCATGAGCTGCAGCTTTGAAAGCTGCTGTGATTTATCTGTCTGTGACCGCTCAGGGGGCCACGGCAATAACACAGAACAAAAACAAAGCCCAGAGGAAATGGAGATCTGCCAAGGAGGAACGCTCCAGAGTAACTCAGAAGCAGGAGAACCGTGTTCTGATATCCAGAAGGTTCTAGAAGAGACTCATTCCAGCAGCACATCTGAACTGAAGGAATGGCAGCTGAACAATGATCAGTCTATAGACACACAGTTCCGCATGTTCAGCAGGAGTCACGGCGGGTTTTCAAGCACCTTCCAGGATGGAGAAGTCCCTTTCCATGGAAGTACTAAGCTGATCGTGCCAGGGGAGGAGCAGCCGTATGAAGCTAAAAGGAGCCTGTGTGAGCCTGGGTCAGACTTTGCAGACTCTTTGGGGAAGCCTGATTTGGAAGTTTTGCAGCCTGTTGAAAGCATGGATGCAGCCATAGATGTTGGGACCCAACATGTGAATGGAGACACTGACCAGTGGGAAGAGTCTGTGTTCAACGCAGCTCCCAATTCAGACCACAAGTTGAATGTAGAGACCGCCATGGATCCAAAACCAGCTGAGGAGTTCTTAGCTTTTGTGGAATGCCCTAGTCTGATAAGACAGGACATCATGGGAGAAGAACTAATCCACGATGGTTTCAATCTTGTCATAGGAGGAGAACCTTCTGGAAAGGAGATGTTGCCTTATAACCGGCGCCAAAAATCTGTGTTTTTGGATGACGGAGAAATCGTGCACATCTCTTCGGAAGATCTCGAGGACTCTGGGATCACAGCGGAAAACGAGCTGTTGGAGAGTGAAGAGTTTTATTTTGGCTTTGAAGACCCTAGTGGGCAGGAAGCTGATCCTTCCACCTTGCAGTGGCAGAAACATCTTTCAGATCCCACTGAATGTCCTGAAAATCAAGACTGTTCGGCTAGCGACATCTTTGATGATACTTTTCTGTCCATTCGAAGCGGCAGCTGCAACAGTCTGCACAGTAATGCAAGTTCAGATTTCTCTCTTGATTACTACACTTATATTGAAGAACACAATTTTGAAGAGGCACTGGAAGATCTAACCAAACAGACCTCGTGCGACCAGGCTAACCAACCAGAGAGCCTGCCGTGTATAGCCAGTGGCAAATGCCATCAGAACGTCACTATGTTCCCATCCACAGAGGTCAGGAAGACGCTGATGTCAAGAGGATGCACTGCTGAGGTGGCCTTGCAGGATAAACTTTTGTCAGAATGGAGAGCAGAGCACCACAGAAACGTGTCCTGTAACACAGATCTCTCCTGGGTGTCGGACTCGAAACATGAGAAGGCATCTCAGACCACAAGAATGAATACACAGAACAGCTCAACCAACACAGATATCTCCATGCCTGGCTGCTACCCATTGTCTCGG GATTCCCATAATGCAGTAAATCTGAGTGGTGGCGACAGCAATGATGCAGAAACTCACAAGGG ACCTAGTGACACTGAGAGCGGTAAGAGCAGAGCTTCAGCTTCTGAACACGCGACGCTGGCTGTGCTGGCAGCATTACTGGAGAGCTCATCAGCAGGCCATGGAGAAGCAGGGCTCCATCAGCAGGTACAAAGGACTAGCAACACCTACGTATTCGGGACAGGCTCCAGTAGAGGCCATAG GGATTCTGGCGGCAAGAAGGCAGCAGTGAGCTTCGACTTGCTGTCTGTTCTGGCAGAAGTGGAAGAAAAGTATGAAAGAATGAAGGAGCAGATCCAGGGCGGACAGCCACTGGATTCCCTGCCGCCTCTGTTTGTGCCT CTTACAAAGACTGATATTCCAGCTAA TTCGCTCTCGAGCAAGTGCCTGTCGGAGGTGTTCCAGCAGAGCAGAGAGCAGGAAGCCTCCAAAAGCAGCAAGTACTGTCTGCCTGCCGTGAGCCAAGGAACCAAAGATCTGGAGAGT GTGTCTGTTGAGGATTGTGTGACCACCTCCCTGCCTATGGAATTTCAAGACCACCAGGAAGAAG AATTCAGCAAGGTTGCAGAGGTCAGCGATGATTGGTTTGATGCCAAAGAGAACCTGACTGTGGCTTGTCCCAGAGGGATGCCCCAGGGTCAGATGGACAAGACGAGGGATTGCCAACCACCTGGAATGTCCCAGAGGCTAGTGTCTGCAG AAGCTAATCAGTCCGATTCTTTGGCAGATGAACGAAGAGGAGGCTTCTATATCCACGTGGGAAATTTACCCTATTCCATCACAGAG GTGGAATTGAATTCCCATTTCCAAAAGTACCAAGTTTCAGAGGTTTTTCTTCAGGCGCTGTCAGTAAAGTccag CTATGCTGTCCTCACAGTCAAAAGCACCGCACAGGCCCAGGCTGCGGTGATGGAAATGAATGGGAAGGAGATAGGCGGGAGAGCAATTAAAGTCCGCTCTATCAAGGTGGCGGAACAGAGCGTCTCGTTCACTTTCCAGGCATTTCACCAACCCCATGGAACTCCGCTCCACTTTAAAGCCAAGCTTGCCAGCAGTGAGCCTAAAGGAGCTCCGGGTGCAAACCCCATCCTGAATCGCTCATCAGAGCCTTCCACCAACCCATGGATGCCCCTGGAAAATGTTAGCAATGCACCGACCTTTCCAAAATCTCTGGCAGTCCCAAATGCTGCCGCTCTACGGGCGCCTGGTCTTGAGAAGGTGGCAGCTGCTTCCTTGAACTCGTCAACGATTGAAAGCTCTATGCCACCCCACGGTACAATGCAAAATTCCTCATCCATACCAGTCTGTTGGATGCCAGGTTCTTCAAGCCTCACACCTGCGATGTCCATGGTAGAGCCATGGCCCTCTCCCTGGATGGCATACAGTGGAAACCAAAACAGGTTTGTCCTAAACTCCACCAGCCCCTCATCCTGGTTACCCACAGACCCTTCTGGTCAATTCCGCACCTCTGCTCTGGCACCCTTGTTTGCTCCCTCCATCTCACAAGCTTTAACCAAACCTGTCTCCAATTGCCAGAAGAAAGCCCAGCCTGCCCATGTGACCTCCACTGCAAAGACTTCTGTTCTCAAAGAGTGGAGCAGGCACATCCCTGCCAAGCAAATAGTGCCACCATGTTCTGTGACCAGCAGCAACTCTAGTATCACTACTTCCACTATAACCGGTCCTATGCAGACTAATGCTAAGTCAGTTCAAGATTCTCTTGGTTCTACAGGCAAGATACCAGCTTCAAACTACAGAACAGCAACACGGAAATTAACTGCGCTACCAGCCAAAATAACAGCCTCCAATTCTGTCCCCAGCCCAGCCACTGTGATAACACCTGCCAAAACAACCACTGCAGCCTTGGAGAAAGTAACTTCTGCTGTCGCTATCACAGTGCCAGCTTCTGTCCCTATTACAGTGCCTGCCCCAGCTAAAGCAACAAGTGCAGTATTGGCTAAAGTAACAGCCCCTGCCTCTGCTAAAGTATCATCTTCTATCTCCAGCAGAGTGGCATTGGCTTCACAAGAACCAACTCAACTGATGTCTGGAACCCCTTTAAGAGAGCCAGTTTCTGTCCCCAAGACAGTGATTATCCCCATGCAAATGACCACTGAAACCTCTAGAAATGTAACAACTGAAGTCCCCACCTCAAGCACAGCAGCTTTGTCCCTTTCTGCCAGAGCATCTGTGGTACCCCTCACTAAAAGATCCATCTCGGCTCCATCTCTTTGCTCCGTTGTATCTGGTTCCGCATCTAACCCTGCGGATTGCATTCGGAAAGGAGGCTCATTTCCCAGCGCTGGAGAG GATTGGAACGTGTTGGGCCCACTTACGAAGCTGCCTGCCTACATCCCACCCAACACCCTGAATCTTGGCAGCTTTGCCAAACTACTGAGGC
- the RBM44 gene encoding RNA-binding protein 44 isoform X8 → MNSETGTLTEFMQNNPSLYIANNWVTSTDGSPYSKMEKSAAKVCDFNKSRQGTFSCVWSCDNCGFSNSFEVSTCSQCQETMKQLEGRTHMQDELDLKTLDSTSMSCSFESCCDLSVCDRSGGHGNNTEQKQSPEEMEICQGGTLQSNSEAGEPCSDIQKVLEETHSSSTSELKEWQLNNDQSIDTQFRMFSRSHGGFSSTFQDGEVPFHGSTKLIVPGEEQPYEAKRSLCEPGSDFADSLGKPDLEVLQPVESMDAAIDVGTQHVNGDTDQWEESVFNAAPNSDHKLNVETAMDPKPAEEFLAFVECPSLIRQDIMGEELIHDGFNLVIGGEPSGKEMLPYNRRQKSVFLDDGEIVHISSEDLEDSGITAENELLESEEFYFGFEDPSGQEADPSTLQWQKHLSDPTECPENQDCSASDIFDDTFLSIRSGSCNSLHSNASSDFSLDYYTYIEEHNFEEALEDLTKQTSCDQANQPESLPCIASGKCHQNVTMFPSTEVRKTLMSRGCTAEVALQDKLLSEWRAEHHRNVSCNTDLSWVSDSKHEKASQTTRMNTQNSSTNTDISMPGCYPLSRDSHNAVNLSGGDSNDAETHKGPSDTESGKSRASASEHATLAVLAALLESSSAGHGEAGLHQQVQRTSNTYVFGTGSSRGHRDSGGKKAAVSFDLLSVLAEVEEKYERMKEQIQGGQPLDSLPPLFVPLTKTDIPANSLSSKCLSEVFQQSREQEASKSSKYCLPAVSQGTKDLESVSVEDCVTTSLPMEFQDHQEEEFSKVAEVSDDWFDAKENLTVACPRGMPQGQMDKTRDCQPPGMSQRLVSAEANQSDSLADERRGGFYIHVGNLPYSITEVELNSHFQKYQVSEVFLQALSVKSSYAVLTVKSTAQAQAAVMEMNGKEIGGRAIKVRSIKVAEQSVSFTFQAFHQPHGTPLHFKAKLASSEPKGAPGANPILNRSSEPSTNPWMPLENVSNAPTFPKSLAVPNAAALRAPGLEKVAAASLNSSTIESSMPPHGTMQNSSSIPVCWMPGSSSLTPAMSMVEPWPSPWMAYSGNQNRFVLNSTSPSSWLPTDPSGQFRTSALAPLFAPSISQALTKPVSNCQKKAQPAHVTSTAKTSVLKEWSRHIPAKQIVPPCSVTSSNSSITTSTITGPMQTNAKSVQDSLGSTGKIPASNYRTATRKLTALPAKITASNSVPSPATVITPAKTTTAALEKVTSAVAITVPASVPITVPAPAKATSAVLAKVTAPASAKVSSSISSRVALASQEPTQLMSGTPLREPVSVPKTVIIPMQMTTETSRNVTTEVPTSSTAALSLSARASVVPLTKRSISAPSLCSVVSGSASNPADCIRKGGSFPSAGEDWNVLGPLTKLPAYIPPNTLNLGSFAKLLRRLIELHPEASRDQIIRALQDVRNSRGGSLNGVPIEVIAKKASGILTRLSIPHGAGV, encoded by the exons ACGGATCTCCCTACAGTAAGATGGAAAAGAGTGCTGCAAAAGTGTGTGACTTCAATAA GTCAAGGCAAGGAACGTTCTCCTGCGTTTGGTCCTGTGACAACTGCGGCTTCAGTAACAGTTTTGAGGTGTCCACGTGCAGTCAGTGCCAGGAGACCATGAAGCAGCTAGAGGGAAGAACCCATATGCAAG ATGAGCTGGATTTAAAGACTTTGGACTCCACCAGCATGAGCTGCAGCTTTGAAAGCTGCTGTGATTTATCTGTCTGTGACCGCTCAGGGGGCCACGGCAATAACACAGAACAAAAACAAAGCCCAGAGGAAATGGAGATCTGCCAAGGAGGAACGCTCCAGAGTAACTCAGAAGCAGGAGAACCGTGTTCTGATATCCAGAAGGTTCTAGAAGAGACTCATTCCAGCAGCACATCTGAACTGAAGGAATGGCAGCTGAACAATGATCAGTCTATAGACACACAGTTCCGCATGTTCAGCAGGAGTCACGGCGGGTTTTCAAGCACCTTCCAGGATGGAGAAGTCCCTTTCCATGGAAGTACTAAGCTGATCGTGCCAGGGGAGGAGCAGCCGTATGAAGCTAAAAGGAGCCTGTGTGAGCCTGGGTCAGACTTTGCAGACTCTTTGGGGAAGCCTGATTTGGAAGTTTTGCAGCCTGTTGAAAGCATGGATGCAGCCATAGATGTTGGGACCCAACATGTGAATGGAGACACTGACCAGTGGGAAGAGTCTGTGTTCAACGCAGCTCCCAATTCAGACCACAAGTTGAATGTAGAGACCGCCATGGATCCAAAACCAGCTGAGGAGTTCTTAGCTTTTGTGGAATGCCCTAGTCTGATAAGACAGGACATCATGGGAGAAGAACTAATCCACGATGGTTTCAATCTTGTCATAGGAGGAGAACCTTCTGGAAAGGAGATGTTGCCTTATAACCGGCGCCAAAAATCTGTGTTTTTGGATGACGGAGAAATCGTGCACATCTCTTCGGAAGATCTCGAGGACTCTGGGATCACAGCGGAAAACGAGCTGTTGGAGAGTGAAGAGTTTTATTTTGGCTTTGAAGACCCTAGTGGGCAGGAAGCTGATCCTTCCACCTTGCAGTGGCAGAAACATCTTTCAGATCCCACTGAATGTCCTGAAAATCAAGACTGTTCGGCTAGCGACATCTTTGATGATACTTTTCTGTCCATTCGAAGCGGCAGCTGCAACAGTCTGCACAGTAATGCAAGTTCAGATTTCTCTCTTGATTACTACACTTATATTGAAGAACACAATTTTGAAGAGGCACTGGAAGATCTAACCAAACAGACCTCGTGCGACCAGGCTAACCAACCAGAGAGCCTGCCGTGTATAGCCAGTGGCAAATGCCATCAGAACGTCACTATGTTCCCATCCACAGAGGTCAGGAAGACGCTGATGTCAAGAGGATGCACTGCTGAGGTGGCCTTGCAGGATAAACTTTTGTCAGAATGGAGAGCAGAGCACCACAGAAACGTGTCCTGTAACACAGATCTCTCCTGGGTGTCGGACTCGAAACATGAGAAGGCATCTCAGACCACAAGAATGAATACACAGAACAGCTCAACCAACACAGATATCTCCATGCCTGGCTGCTACCCATTGTCTCGG GATTCCCATAATGCAGTAAATCTGAGTGGTGGCGACAGCAATGATGCAGAAACTCACAAGGG ACCTAGTGACACTGAGAGCGGTAAGAGCAGAGCTTCAGCTTCTGAACACGCGACGCTGGCTGTGCTGGCAGCATTACTGGAGAGCTCATCAGCAGGCCATGGAGAAGCAGGGCTCCATCAGCAGGTACAAAGGACTAGCAACACCTACGTATTCGGGACAGGCTCCAGTAGAGGCCATAG GGATTCTGGCGGCAAGAAGGCAGCAGTGAGCTTCGACTTGCTGTCTGTTCTGGCAGAAGTGGAAGAAAAGTATGAAAGAATGAAGGAGCAGATCCAGGGCGGACAGCCACTGGATTCCCTGCCGCCTCTGTTTGTGCCT CTTACAAAGACTGATATTCCAGCTAA TTCGCTCTCGAGCAAGTGCCTGTCGGAGGTGTTCCAGCAGAGCAGAGAGCAGGAAGCCTCCAAAAGCAGCAAGTACTGTCTGCCTGCCGTGAGCCAAGGAACCAAAGATCTGGAGAGT GTGTCTGTTGAGGATTGTGTGACCACCTCCCTGCCTATGGAATTTCAAGACCACCAGGAAGAAG AATTCAGCAAGGTTGCAGAGGTCAGCGATGATTGGTTTGATGCCAAAGAGAACCTGACTGTGGCTTGTCCCAGAGGGATGCCCCAGGGTCAGATGGACAAGACGAGGGATTGCCAACCACCTGGAATGTCCCAGAGGCTAGTGTCTGCAG AAGCTAATCAGTCCGATTCTTTGGCAGATGAACGAAGAGGAGGCTTCTATATCCACGTGGGAAATTTACCCTATTCCATCACAGAG GTGGAATTGAATTCCCATTTCCAAAAGTACCAAGTTTCAGAGGTTTTTCTTCAGGCGCTGTCAGTAAAGTccag CTATGCTGTCCTCACAGTCAAAAGCACCGCACAGGCCCAGGCTGCGGTGATGGAAATGAATGGGAAGGAGATAGGCGGGAGAGCAATTAAAGTCCGCTCTATCAAGGTGGCGGAACAGAGCGTCTCGTTCACTTTCCAGGCATTTCACCAACCCCATGGAACTCCGCTCCACTTTAAAGCCAAGCTTGCCAGCAGTGAGCCTAAAGGAGCTCCGGGTGCAAACCCCATCCTGAATCGCTCATCAGAGCCTTCCACCAACCCATGGATGCCCCTGGAAAATGTTAGCAATGCACCGACCTTTCCAAAATCTCTGGCAGTCCCAAATGCTGCCGCTCTACGGGCGCCTGGTCTTGAGAAGGTGGCAGCTGCTTCCTTGAACTCGTCAACGATTGAAAGCTCTATGCCACCCCACGGTACAATGCAAAATTCCTCATCCATACCAGTCTGTTGGATGCCAGGTTCTTCAAGCCTCACACCTGCGATGTCCATGGTAGAGCCATGGCCCTCTCCCTGGATGGCATACAGTGGAAACCAAAACAGGTTTGTCCTAAACTCCACCAGCCCCTCATCCTGGTTACCCACAGACCCTTCTGGTCAATTCCGCACCTCTGCTCTGGCACCCTTGTTTGCTCCCTCCATCTCACAAGCTTTAACCAAACCTGTCTCCAATTGCCAGAAGAAAGCCCAGCCTGCCCATGTGACCTCCACTGCAAAGACTTCTGTTCTCAAAGAGTGGAGCAGGCACATCCCTGCCAAGCAAATAGTGCCACCATGTTCTGTGACCAGCAGCAACTCTAGTATCACTACTTCCACTATAACCGGTCCTATGCAGACTAATGCTAAGTCAGTTCAAGATTCTCTTGGTTCTACAGGCAAGATACCAGCTTCAAACTACAGAACAGCAACACGGAAATTAACTGCGCTACCAGCCAAAATAACAGCCTCCAATTCTGTCCCCAGCCCAGCCACTGTGATAACACCTGCCAAAACAACCACTGCAGCCTTGGAGAAAGTAACTTCTGCTGTCGCTATCACAGTGCCAGCTTCTGTCCCTATTACAGTGCCTGCCCCAGCTAAAGCAACAAGTGCAGTATTGGCTAAAGTAACAGCCCCTGCCTCTGCTAAAGTATCATCTTCTATCTCCAGCAGAGTGGCATTGGCTTCACAAGAACCAACTCAACTGATGTCTGGAACCCCTTTAAGAGAGCCAGTTTCTGTCCCCAAGACAGTGATTATCCCCATGCAAATGACCACTGAAACCTCTAGAAATGTAACAACTGAAGTCCCCACCTCAAGCACAGCAGCTTTGTCCCTTTCTGCCAGAGCATCTGTGGTACCCCTCACTAAAAGATCCATCTCGGCTCCATCTCTTTGCTCCGTTGTATCTGGTTCCGCATCTAACCCTGCGGATTGCATTCGGAAAGGAGGCTCATTTCCCAGCGCTGGAGAG GATTGGAACGTGTTGGGCCCACTTACGAAGCTGCCTGCCTACATCCCACCCAACACCCTGAATCTTGGCAGCTTTGCCAAACTACTGAGGC